In Pseudophryne corroboree isolate aPseCor3 chromosome 7, aPseCor3.hap2, whole genome shotgun sequence, a single window of DNA contains:
- the MVP gene encoding major vault protein: MSEESIIRIPPYHYIHVLDQNSNISRVETGPKTYIRQDNERVLFHPVRMVMVPPRHYCIIQNPVVRDAARSAQFDDIGQAKLRHGDQEIRLAQDPFPLYPGEELQQGITPLTVVLANTALHLKALLDFEDDNEKFVAGDEWLFEGPGTYIPRKEVEVVQTIQATVIRHNQAIRLRARKECQDREDRARVTGEEWLVKKVGAYLPGVYEEVVDVVDAFVLTDKRALHIRATKTFRDEKSNLRRTGEEWLITMDDTEAYIPNVYEEVMGIVDITTLNSRQYCVILDPVGADGKPQLGQKKVVKGEKSFFLQPGESLEYGIQDVYILSEEEGLVLRALQVLEEKDEDGNEVERKPGDRWMIRGPLEYVPSVEVEVVVRRQSIPLDENEGIYVRDIKTGKVCAVVGHTYMLTQDEELWEKDLPSNVEALLASGKDPVADRSNRSAQIQEAQERDKTKAVTYRVPHNAAVQVYDYREKKARVVFGPELVILGPDEQFTVLSLSGGKPKRSNVIKAICLLLGPDFCTDLINIETADHARLQIQLSYNWHFEVKDKTDAAEASKIFSVPDFVGDACKAIASRIRGAVASVQFDDFHKNSNRIICSAVFGFDESVKIRNSFKFPQNNLIITSVDIQSVEPVDQRTRDALQKSVQLAIEITTNSQEATARHEAERLEQEAKGRLERQRITDQAEAERARKELLELEAMSTAVESTGAAKAEAQSKAEAAKIEGEGAVLQAKLRAEALAIETEAELQRLRQARTEELKYLQEKNKLEVSKEQEIADIAVKKFRGMTEAIGTETLRDIALAGPELQVKLLKGLGIQSTLITDGSTPINLFSTATGLLGIPAKTLLEKDA; this comes from the exons ATGAGTGAGGAGTCGATCATCCGTATCCCGCCATACCACTACATCCATGTCCTGGACCAGAACAGCAACATCTCCCGCGTGGAGACCGGACCTAAGACCTACATTCGGCAGGACAATGAGAG GGTCCTGTTCCATCCCGTCCGGATGGTAATGGTGCCGCCACGCCACTACTGTATCATTCAGAACCCGGTGGTCAGGGACGCCGCACGCAGCGCGCAGTTTGACGACATCGGACAAGCGAAACTGCGGCACGGTGACCAAGAGATCCGGCTGGCTCAGGATCCGTTCCCGCTGTATCCGGGGGAGGAGTTACAGCAG GGCATTACCCCTCTGACGGTGGTCCTGGCTAACACCGCACTGCACCTGAAAGCTCTCCTGGACTTTGAGGATGACAATGAGAAGTTTGTGGCCGGAGACGAGTGGCTCTTCGAAGGACCAG GTACCTATATTCCCCGGAAGGAGGTGGAAGTCGTACAGACCATACAAGCGACTGTGATTCGGCATAACCAAGCAATCCGTCTGCGTGCCCGGAAGGAGTGCCAGGACCGAGAAGACCGTGCGCGGGTTACTG GGGAGGAGTGGCTGGTCAAGAAGGTCGGGGCGTATCTTCCTGGAGTATACGAAGAGGTGGTGGATGTTGTGGACGCATTTGTCCTGACAGACAAG AGAGCTCTGCACATCCGTGCCACCAAGACGTTCCGCGATGAGAAATCGAACCTGCGGCGCACAGGAGAGGAGTGGCTGATTACCATGGATGACACAGAGGcctacatccccaatgtctatgagGAGGTGATGGGAATCGTGGATATTACCACTCTGAACAGCCGCCAGTACTGTGTAATCCTGGACCCCGTGGGGGCTGATGGAAAGCCTCAACTTGGACAGAAGAAAGTTGTAAAG GGAGAAAAGTCTTTCTTCCTCCAGCCTGGTGAGAGCCTGGAGTATGGAATCCAAGATGTCTACATACTGTCAGAGGAGGAGGGCCTGGTCCTGAGAGCCTTGCAAGTCCTAGAGGAGAAGGATGAG GATGGGAATGAGGTGGAACGCAAACCTGGAGACCGCTGGATGATTAGGGGCCCACTAGAGTACGTTCCCTCAGTGGAGGTGGAGGTTGTAGTGAGGAGGCAGTCTATCCCCTTGGATGAAAATGAAGGGATATACGTACGAGACATCAAGACCGGGAAG GTGTGCGCGGTGGTAGGACACACTTACATGCTGACCCAGGACGAGGAGCTGTGGGAGAAGGACCTTCCCTCAAACGTGGAAGCACTGCTTGCCTCCGGGAAGGACCCCGTTGCAGACAGATCCAACCGGTCTGCCCAGATACAGGAGGCGCAGGAGCGGGATAAGACCAAGGCGGTCACCTACCGGGTGCCTCATAATGCTGCCGTCCAGGTGTACGACTACCGGGAGAAGAAGGCCAG GGTGGTGTTTGGCCCCGAGTTGGTGATTCTGGGGCCGGATGAGCAGTTCACAGTCCTCAGTCTCTCAGGTGGTAAACCGAAACGGTCTAATGTCATCAAAGCCATCTGCCTCCTCCTGGGGCCCGACTTCTGCACGGACCTGATCAATATAGAGACCGCGGACCACGCCAGGCTCCAGATACAGCTCTCCTACAACTG GCATTTTGAAGTAAAGGATAAGACCGACGCGGCTGAGGCTTCAAAGATTTTCAGCGTTCCAGACTTTGTGGGCGACGCGTGCAAAGCCATCGCCTCCCGGATAAGAGGGGCTGTGGCTTCCGTGCAGTTTGATGACTTCCACAAG AACTCCAACCGCATCATCTGCTCCGCTGTCTTTGGCTTTGACGAATCCGTGAAGATCCGAAACTCCTTCAAGTTCCCCCAGAATAACCTGATCATCACCAGCGTGGACATTCAGTCGGTGGAGCCGGTAGACCAACGCACTAGAGATGCTCTGCAGAAGAGTGTCCAGTTGGCCATTGAAATCACAACAAACTCCCAGGAGGCTACAGCGAG ACATGAAGCTGAGCGCTTGGAGCAGGAAGCAAAGGGACGGCTAGAGAGACAGCGCATCACGGACCAGGCTGAGGCGGAGAGGGCCCGCAAGGAGCTGCTGGAACTGGAAGCCATGAG TACTGCGGTGGAAAGCACGGGAGCTGCAAAGGCCGAGGCCCAGTCTAAAGCAGAGGCAGCAAAGATCGAAGGTGAAGGCGCTGTCTTACAGGCCAAACTGCGCGCCGAAGCTCTAGCCATCGAGACG GAGGCGGAGTTGCAACGACTGCGGCAGGCCCGAACTGAGGAGCTGAAATACCTACAAGAAAAGAACAAATTGGAAGTGTCGAAAGAGCAGGAAATCGCAGATATCGCAGTGAAGAAGTTCCGGGGGATGACAGAGGCCATTGGAACGGAAACTCTGAGGGACATTGCACTGGCTGGCCCTGAGCTGCAG GTAAAACTGCTGAAAGGTCTGGGAATTCAGTCCACTCTGATTACCGATGGCTCAACACCGATCAACCTCTTCAGTACAGCGACCGGTCTTCTGGGGATTCCCGCCAAGACACTGCTGGAGAAAGATGCATAG